Proteins from a single region of Eremothecium gossypii ATCC 10895 chromosome VI, complete sequence:
- a CDS encoding AFR326Wp (Non-syntenic homolog of Saccharomyces cerevisiae YDR011W (SNQ2), YNR070W, YOR011W (AUS1) and YIL013C (PDR11)), protein MKNRSLRANGASIGGKNNISDIEEYNSNATIIRDLTFKVGAGEIVLVVGDKSSQFLRNLADGNSAISPENKLVFKNYEYLKFAERCTGEIIYSNAEDNHMKQLTVQETIDFAVNCNVDVAKEDKILLRDTLLSAFKLSEVRHTLVADENSSKLSVGERRRLSIIEAFLGNASLYLWDNCTNGLDSMTAMDIIQGLKLMARVTKTVNLFGCTQANGILLGQVDKVLVLIGDYQVFYGSYQDCILFFESLYFPKDPNLLDSEYFSAVIYGSIQSPLIKTDSDFHRQWIHSSYYRKVNDESQIKYSKKTIDLKDLKSLQPVSALRQVIYCVLRSWNMFRSDKFATGLQVTTAFLRSLTLGALFLDLPTTAVGSQARERLIFYILLMCMFSGITTVPLIFDRRPVIMKQIQMQFYRPWTDSLANTTLSLSVNLILVTISSSVLYTMVDFQRSLLRFSVFILIAITSDCIIHLMFLTIANISPNSALANGLSGILLISASVTGSLGIPLKQMNRWFKVLSLINPIRYAGETFLTNELFNVSLECADMLVPGGAAYQNVAGSFRTCVWPGAEPESSVINGTKYLSAQFAFSHAHFWKNYGILQAFSIFFFIASLLSAEYIMPLFCTKYAPRICWPREKYENCHPARIKLRKEVVIDNDSHSTFCSDRFIEKAYAVAPSSSCGTREFSYGNELYHSIISWSNLSYQVNGKMLLQNISGYIGPGLCLVLGESSSGKSALLNVLARREASGITGNLMLAGRPIKDYPNYHNEVGYVPQVDAHFGSLKVIEALEFSANIRGQRDKEHITEVLSMLNLSGQRYVDELCLQEKRILSIGAELASKPAVALFVDEPSMGMDSEAAIAMIERLNRLADEGQTILCSISQPSKSIFHYFDNLIVLDKNGQCVYFGSTEGAISYFTKHSAIQYDERKHNPSDLILSIIRSNLKDRTWAENWQCTKEYAAAEATRIELERKSFGAWASDQRHLDSFLTWPTCFCATLKRQFILIARDKSYLTSRIILSLTTGLYLAGSLWNTGNSGSALDTTIFSVFVFLAMSLPLAQQIQTKAATVMKAYITREMKSHTVGWSTLMAAQFLAEIPLLLSCCVLFYFCIYCTMGTSVNPAVMDAFFVNCLVFGLYCLSIGLATLFVGLKVYHSTALLSLVSSLLLAVCGILQPNLKVTPIWRTIYQMSPLTYFADTFTSLLLYDKHILCSQDDLISVSRPDGQSCSEYFGTFIQEFGGKIVDHADKNMCAYCSSDEISNFLSLRDMSYNHIWRNVAICSAFVALNFAAMICRFHLFNAPLSLANIPGRLQAVFKHK, encoded by the coding sequence ATGAAGAACAGGTCTTTACGAGCTAACGGCGCGTCTATTGGAGGCAAAAACAACATAAGTGATATAGAAGAGTACAATAGTAATGCTACCATAATACGTGACCTCACATTTAAAGTTGGAGCCGGTGAGATTGTGTTGGTAGTTGGTGATAAATCGTCCCAATTTTTACGGAATTTGGCTGACGGTAATAGTGCAATAAGCCCTGAAAACAAGTTAGTATTTAAAAATTATGAATATTTGAAATTTGCAGAAAGATGCACCGGAGAGATAATATATAGCAATGCGGAGGATAACCATATGAAACAGTTAACAGTCCAAGAGACTATTGATTTTGCTGTAAATTGCAATGTCGACGTCGCAAAAGAGGATAAAATACTTCTCCGGGACACACTACTCAGCGCATTCAAATTGAGCGAAGTCAGGCACACTTTAGTGGCGGATGAGAACTCCTCAAAACTTTCTGTGGGTGAACGAAGAAGACTATCCATCATTGAAGCCTTTCTAGGAAATGCGTCCTTATATTTATGGGATAATTGCACGAATGGATTGGACTCTATGACTGCGATGGACATTATACAAGGATTAAAATTGATGGCTCGGGTTACAAAAACAGTGAACTTATTCGGGTGTACCCAGGCCAACGGCATCTTGTTGGGCCAGGTCGACAAAGTTTTGGTCTTGATAGGGGACTACCAGGTATTTTATGGCTCTTACCAAGATTGCATATTGTTTTTTGAAAGTCTTTATTTCCCGAAAGACCCAAACCTACTGGATAGTGAATACTTCAGTGCGGTTATTTATGGTTCCATCCAGAGCCCGTTAATTAAGACAGATTCTGACTTTCATAGGCAGTGGATTCATTCTTCATACTACAGGAAAGTAAATGATGAATCACAGATAAAATACTCAAAAAAAACTATAGATCTGAAAGACCTGAAGAGTCTTCAACCGGTATCTGCACTGCGCCAAGTCATATATTGTGTTCTCCGTTCGTGGAATATGTTTCGTTCAGATAAATTTGCTACGGGCCTCCAGGTGACGACAGCGTTTCTGAGATCTTTAACACTCGGTGCACTATTTCTCGATTTACCGACTACTGCTGTGGGTTCACAGGCAAGAGAACGCTTAATCTTTTACATCCTTCTCATGTGTATGTTCTCTGGAATAACAACTGTTCCACTGATATTCGACCGGAGACCAGTGATCATGAAGCAAATCCAAATGCAATTTTACAGGCCATGGACAGACTCCTTAGCCAATACTACGTTATCCCTTTCCGTAAACCTTATTTTGGTAACCATATCCTCAAGCGTCCTCTATACAATGGTGGACTTTCAACGTAGTTTGTTGAGGTTTTCGGTCTTTATtttaattgcgataaccAGCGACTGTATCATACATTTGATGTTCTTAACAATTGCCAATATCTCCCCAAATTCAGCGCTTGCAAACGGATTAAGTGGAATATTGTTGATTTCAGCATCAGTTACCGGTTCGTTGGGAATTCCATTGAAGCAGATGAACAGATGGTTTAAAGTTCTTTCACTAATAAACCCGATCAGGTACGCAGGCGAAACATTTTTAACCAATGAATTATTCAATGTTTCCCTAGAATGCGCAGATATGCTGGTTCCAGGAGGTGCTGCGTATCAAAATGTGGCAGGTTCGTTCAGAACGTGTGTATGGCCCGGAGCTGAACCAGAATCCTCGGTGATAAATGGTACAAAATACCTAAGTGCTCAATTCGCATTCTCACATGCACACTTCTGGAAAAATTACGGTATCTTACAGGCCTTTTCCATATTTTTCTTTATTGCTTCGTTATTGAGCGCCGAATACATCATGCCACTATTCTGTACCAAGTACGCCCCACGAATATGTTGGCCAAGAGAAAAATATGAAAATTGTCATCCTGCCCGAATCAAGTTGCGCAAGGAAGTAGTCATCGATAATGACTCGCATTCTACTTTCTGTAGCGATCGATTCATCGAAAAGGCGTATGCCGTAGCGCCCTCCTCCTCATGTGGTACAAGAGAATTCTCTTACGGAAATGAGCTATATCATAGCATCATATCATGGAGTAACCTATCTTATCAGGTAAATGGTAAGATGTTACTTCAAAATATTAGCGGCTATATTGGACCTGGCTTGTGCTTAGTCCTCGGCGAATCCAGTTCTGGAAAATCTGCATTGTTGAACGTTTTGGCACGCAGGGAAGCTAGTGGCATCACTGGGAATTTAATGCTCGCCGGAAGGCCTATTAAAGACTATCCAAATTACCATAACGAAGTGGGATATGTTCCCCAGGTGGATGCTCATTTCGGCTCATTGAAAGTTATCGAAGCGTTAGAATTTTCGGCAAATATAAGAGGCCAAAGAGATAAGGAACATATAACAGAGGTCCTTTCAATGTTGAATTTATCAGGTCAGAGGTATGTCGATGAACTATGTTTGCAGGAGAAAAGGATACTCTCTATAGGGGCCGAGTTGGCTTCAAAACCAGCTGTTGCGTTATTCGTTGATGAGCCCTCTATGGGCATGGATTCTGAGGCAGCCATTGCCATGATTGAACGTTTAAACAGGTTGGCTGATGAAGGACAGACAATATTATGTTCTATAAGTCAGCCAAGTAAATCTATCTTTCATTATTTTGATAACTTGATAGTGTTGGATAAGAATGGCCAGTGCGTTTACTTTGGGTCTACTGAGGGTGCGATTTCATACTTCACAAAACATTCAGCAATCCAATACGATGAGAGAAAACACAACCCTTCTGACCTCATCCTCAGCATAATCAGGTCAAACTTAAAGGATAGAACTTGGGCGGAAAATTGGCAATGCACAAAGGAGTACGCTGCGGCAGAAGCAACTCGAATTGAATTAGAAAGAAAGTCTTTCGGGGCATGGGCGTCAGATCAACGCCATCTGGACTCTTTCCTAACGTGGCCCACTTGCTTTTGCGCAACATTAAAGAGGCAGTTCATACTTATAGCTAGGGACAAAAGCTATTTGACATCTCGAATTATACTCAGTCTGACTACAGGCTTATACCTTGCCGGTAGCCTTTGGAATACTGGGAATAGCGGAAGTGCATTGGATACCACTATTTTTTCTGTATTCGTATTCCTTGCTATGTCGCTGCCACTGGCACAACAGATTCAGACAAAGGCAGCGACCGTGATGAAGGCCTACATCACCAGAGAAATGAAGTCACACACAGTTGGATGGTCAACATTGATGGCAGCCCAATTTCTTGCGGAAATTCCGCTCCTTCTCTCATGCTGTGTGCTGTTTTATTTTTGCATCTATTGCACTATGGGAACTAGCGTCAATCCAGCCGTGATGGACGCGTTTTTCGTGAATTGTCTAGTATTTGGGCTATATTGCCTTTCAATAGGGCTTGCAACACTGTTCGTTGGACTAAAAGTTTATCATTCAACTGCATTACTCAGCCTTGTTTCCAGTTTGCTACTAGCAGTGTGTGGTATATTGCAACCCAATTTGAAAGTCACCCCGATCTGGCGCACCATATACCAGATGTCTCCATTGACATATTTTGCGGATACATTCACCAGTTTGCTACTCTATGATAAGCACATCCTCTGCTCGCAGGACGATTTAATATCTGTATCTCGCCCCGATGGTCAGTCTTGCAGTGAGTACTTCGGCACATTTATTCAGGAGTTCGGAGGAAAGATAGTTGACCATGCTGATAAAAACATGTGCGCATACTGCTCTTCTGACGAGATCAGCAACTTTTTGAGTTTGCGTGATATGTCATACAACCATATTTGGCGCAATGTTGCGATCTGTTCCGCATTTGTGGCGCTTAACTTTGCCGCGATGATATGCAGATTCCATCTCTTCAATGCA